In Ignavibacteriota bacterium, a genomic segment contains:
- a CDS encoding bifunctional metallophosphatase/5'-nucleotidase, translated as MSLLKRFTMFAAILPFAAGLMFGQVPEKVELRILHYNDFHSQNIVSKITKTDSAGGKRTIEVGGTAVLKAYVDRARAEKPNTLLLHAGDDFQGSPVCAVTRGGSQIELLELMQPDVMTLGNHEFDYGADTLRVLLKHCTFPIVSANLWDKSIGAPFVPRYRVLERGGLRIGVIGLAPPELKTLSLRDNVRDIEVLETDMTVRQAIAELRANFGTEFIVLLSHMGVEEDTAIARRVQGINVIVGGHSHTALFKPLRVGDTWIVQAGAKGRWLGVLDLVVNRAQKRIESGWGSLVETRAADVTPDPVIARAVAAQEARIDAGFREVLGRLETDWTRSHGPRESNIGSWQADALRAFAKTDIAFQNSGGIRKDLPAGPITVRDLWEISPFGNEIVTFELTGAQLRTALEMQGGKQREFCQVSGLRYTYDRSKAPSDALQAEVNGAPIDAARRYTVATNSFVGGHLHDFFNLPEKDILVSPAMPALSDRDVFIEAVRAQKTIRAATDGRIRVLGIGEDE; from the coding sequence ATGTCCCTTCTGAAACGTTTCACGATGTTCGCGGCGATCCTGCCTTTCGCGGCCGGATTGATGTTCGGGCAGGTGCCCGAAAAGGTCGAGCTGCGCATCCTGCACTACAATGATTTTCACTCGCAGAACATCGTCTCGAAGATCACCAAGACCGACAGCGCGGGAGGCAAGAGGACCATAGAGGTCGGAGGCACGGCCGTGCTGAAGGCGTATGTCGACCGCGCGCGCGCCGAGAAACCCAACACGCTGCTGCTGCACGCCGGCGACGACTTCCAGGGTTCGCCGGTCTGCGCCGTGACGCGCGGCGGCTCGCAGATCGAACTGCTCGAACTCATGCAGCCCGATGTCATGACACTCGGCAATCACGAATTCGATTACGGCGCTGATACACTGCGCGTGCTCCTGAAACACTGCACGTTTCCGATCGTGTCCGCAAACTTGTGGGACAAGAGCATCGGCGCGCCCTTTGTGCCGCGCTACCGCGTCCTCGAGCGCGGAGGACTGCGCATCGGTGTCATCGGACTCGCGCCGCCCGAACTCAAGACCCTCTCGCTGCGCGACAACGTGCGCGACATCGAGGTGCTGGAGACCGACATGACCGTGCGCCAGGCGATCGCGGAACTGCGCGCAAATTTTGGCACGGAATTCATCGTCCTCCTCAGCCACATGGGTGTGGAGGAGGACACGGCCATCGCGCGCAGGGTGCAGGGCATCAACGTGATCGTCGGCGGACATTCACACACGGCGCTGTTTAAGCCGCTGCGCGTGGGCGACACGTGGATCGTGCAGGCGGGCGCCAAGGGCCGCTGGCTCGGCGTGCTGGATCTGGTCGTGAACCGCGCGCAGAAGCGTATCGAGTCCGGCTGGGGTTCGCTCGTCGAAACCCGCGCCGCCGATGTGACACCCGACCCCGTCATCGCGCGCGCCGTCGCGGCGCAGGAGGCGAGGATCGACGCCGGTTTCCGCGAAGTGCTCGGCCGGCTCGAAACCGATTGGACGCGCTCGCACGGTCCGCGCGAGAGCAATATCGGAAGCTGGCAGGCCGACGCCCTGCGCGCGTTCGCGAAAACCGACATTGCGTTCCAGAACAGCGGCGGCATACGCAAGGATCTGCCCGCCGGACCCATCACCGTGCGTGATCTGTGGGAAATCAGTCCCTTCGGCAACGAGATCGTGACCTTCGAACTGACAGGCGCGCAATTGCGCACGGCGCTCGAAATGCAGGGCGGAAAACAGCGCGAGTTCTGCCAGGTCAGCGGCCTGCGCTACACGTACGACCGCTCGAAGGCGCCTTCGGACGCCCTGCAGGCCGAGGTGAACGGCGCTCCCATCGATGCGGCGCGCCGGTACACGGTGGCGACAAACAGTTTTGTGGGCGGACATCTGCACGACTTCTTCAATCTGCCCGAGAAGGACATTCTCGTGTCGCCCGCCATGCCCGCATTATCGGACAGGGATGTCTTTATTGAAGCGGTGCGCGCACAGAAAACGATTCGCGCCGCGACCGACGGCCGCATCAGGGTGCTGGGCATCGGGGAGGACGAATGA
- a CDS encoding alginate lyase family protein — MKRAEILGIYFWSVWYLRPGMIIRRVIRAIKGRITLLVARSRFADRVFRVTRESVPVYRAPLLPTRITHEAINLHARTFTFLNDRATLSADRDERRRAVQAKPLLWQFHYGYHDYLPGLLAEGAVTSEEVIRYLEEWSGDYPAAHPGARAAAWHPYVLSLRIESWIRLHRLLADSGGTTSRHVGGMDLLARGVEDMTRALLHNLEFATMANHLLKNIKALVLAGCFLDTRTGVRAGTRGRRLLLRELREQVLDDGMHFERSPMYHLAMTADVLDLAAALRDDDTGTLEAVESAALRMCACTRRTLHPDGRVPLFNDSVEHGALDAADVLRAGEALLGTTGETALTDPSEQDGDLDPVRVSGLLTHRRDSLFVIFDGGLVGPDYQPGHAHCDTLSYEVSWHGGRFITDTGVFHYKESPERRYARSTAAHNTVRLDTREQSDVWKSFRVGRRARVTGLHRRVEQGCSIFQAAHDGYGRVARGLIHERSFVIREAEWICVIDYIHGDGSRLIENVVHFHPDVQLQRDATGMRASAHGHACSLRALSELHVRVHETEYYPAFGVRRPRKTLVFHGTQALPLVTGYVIHFDGTAPQITLDQTGLYATIDHEGGTLSIGSRL; from the coding sequence ATGAAACGTGCCGAGATTCTGGGAATTTACTTCTGGTCCGTCTGGTACCTCCGTCCCGGCATGATCATCCGCCGTGTGATACGCGCGATAAAGGGCCGCATCACACTACTGGTCGCGCGGTCGCGCTTTGCGGACCGCGTCTTCCGCGTTACGCGCGAATCCGTGCCCGTGTACCGGGCACCGCTTCTCCCGACCCGCATCACACATGAAGCCATCAACCTGCATGCGCGCACTTTCACGTTTCTGAACGACCGCGCCACGTTGTCCGCGGACAGGGACGAGCGACGGCGCGCCGTGCAGGCGAAACCGCTGCTCTGGCAGTTTCATTACGGCTATCACGACTACCTGCCCGGACTGCTGGCCGAGGGCGCCGTAACATCGGAGGAAGTGATCCGATATTTGGAGGAATGGTCCGGCGATTATCCCGCCGCGCACCCCGGCGCGCGAGCCGCGGCATGGCATCCGTATGTGCTGTCCCTGCGAATTGAAAGCTGGATACGGCTGCACCGGCTGCTTGCGGACAGCGGCGGGACGACTTCGCGGCATGTGGGCGGCATGGATCTGCTCGCGCGCGGTGTGGAGGACATGACCCGCGCCCTGCTGCACAACTTGGAATTCGCCACGATGGCGAACCATCTCCTGAAAAACATCAAGGCGCTGGTGCTGGCGGGATGTTTCCTCGACACGCGCACGGGTGTGCGCGCAGGCACACGCGGTCGTCGGCTGTTGCTGCGCGAGCTGCGCGAACAGGTGCTCGACGACGGCATGCACTTCGAGCGCTCGCCCATGTATCACCTCGCCATGACCGCCGACGTGCTCGATCTCGCCGCCGCACTGCGCGACGACGACACCGGCACGCTGGAGGCGGTGGAGTCGGCCGCGTTGCGCATGTGCGCATGTACACGGCGCACACTGCATCCCGACGGACGTGTACCCCTGTTCAACGATTCGGTGGAACATGGAGCCCTCGACGCGGCCGATGTGCTGCGCGCGGGCGAGGCCCTGCTCGGCACGACGGGGGAGACTGCCCTGACTGATCCGTCGGAGCAGGACGGAGACCTCGATCCAGTACGTGTATCCGGCCTGCTTACGCACAGACGCGACTCCCTCTTTGTGATCTTCGACGGAGGTCTCGTGGGCCCCGATTACCAGCCGGGCCACGCGCATTGCGACACACTCTCGTACGAGGTGTCGTGGCATGGCGGGCGTTTTATCACCGACACCGGCGTGTTCCACTACAAGGAGTCGCCGGAGAGGCGCTACGCGCGGTCCACCGCCGCGCACAATACCGTGCGGCTCGATACGCGGGAACAGTCGGACGTGTGGAAAAGCTTCCGCGTGGGCAGGCGCGCGCGTGTGACGGGTCTGCACAGAAGAGTTGAGCAGGGCTGCTCGATATTTCAAGCTGCACATGACGGGTACGGACGTGTTGCGCGCGGACTCATCCACGAGCGCAGTTTCGTGATTCGAGAGGCCGAGTGGATCTGCGTCATCGATTATATTCATGGGGACGGAAGCCGGCTCATCGAAAATGTGGTGCACTTCCATCCGGATGTGCAGTTGCAGCGCGACGCGACGGGAATGCGCGCATCCGCACACGGGCATGCCTGTTCTCTGCGCGCACTAAGCGAATTGCATGTGCGCGTGCACGAAACCGAGTACTATCCGGCCTTCGGCGTGCGCCGTCCGAGAAAGACGCTTGTATTTCACGGCACGCAAGCGCTCCCGCTTGTCACCGGATACGTGATCCATTTTGACGGAACCGCGCCGCAGATCACGCTGGATCAGACCGGGTTGTATGCAACCATCGACCATGAGGGCGGGACACTCTCGATTGGGTCGCGTCTGTAA
- a CDS encoding J domain-containing protein encodes MSYSQIFRRVHRLLKTVVNDAVDALSPEEQELADFDEALRGAAQDAGPSARTRPAGPSAGGSTRARQSSTGQTGGSSADPGARNTREQGQGGARGAAGAGAKRKPGEKDDAYYYAVLGLTPSATVEDVKRAYKMLMRRYHPDRVATLSAAQQRAATVKAQSITEAYHIISRRKGFS; translated from the coding sequence ATGTCATACAGCCAGATTTTCCGCCGCGTCCATCGCCTGCTCAAGACCGTCGTGAACGACGCCGTTGATGCGTTGAGCCCCGAAGAACAGGAACTAGCCGATTTCGACGAGGCACTGCGCGGCGCGGCACAGGATGCCGGACCCTCCGCTCGCACACGCCCCGCGGGTCCATCCGCGGGCGGATCGACGCGTGCGCGACAGTCATCGACCGGACAGACGGGCGGATCGTCCGCGGACCCTGGCGCGCGGAACACGCGCGAGCAGGGGCAGGGTGGGGCACGCGGCGCGGCCGGAGCCGGCGCAAAACGCAAGCCGGGCGAGAAGGACGACGCGTATTATTATGCCGTGCTCGGACTCACACCGTCCGCAACCGTCGAAGACGTGAAGCGCGCGTACAAGATGCTGATGCGCAGGTACCATCCCGACCGCGTCGCAACGCTTTCGGCGGCGCAGCAGCGCGCCGCGACCGTGAAGGCCCAGAGCATCACCGAGGCGTATCACATCATCAGCAGGCGGAAGGGCTTCTCGTGA
- a CDS encoding BamA/TamA family outer membrane protein, giving the protein MRVTTIARAAGFLLLFAMFAHAQNPPPPAPIVTGIAVFGNRITKTDIILREMTVRQGDTVDAEALAYCQERVYSLGLFNRVTISYPPLDSTILLVEVDERWYLYPVPLLGVVDRDIGHWYYGLGIKHENFRGWNEKIFAGFALGYDPWVSLYYANPWIFGSEQLFFESNASFARTANKSALARGSGNNFDENRYGLGATLGKRFDPFRSIALTLAYRHYEVSEYAPGRTASPRGVDRYLEAGISARHDTRNLREYATEGMFGSAGVTKKGLGGPFDFTVYSMDLRGYIPFARGTALALRGFTRVSAGASIPLYEHQYFGFSERIRGHFEEEREAESIAGLSAELRLPLVYPFYLNVPGMPMKEFALWRLGLYAALFADAGTLWNRDGAPWKGTVPGGYGCGLHLLLPYSFVLRTERAWNETGRGEWVFEIGAAF; this is encoded by the coding sequence GTGCGTGTGACGACAATTGCGCGTGCAGCGGGATTTCTCCTGCTGTTCGCGATGTTTGCACACGCGCAGAATCCGCCACCGCCGGCCCCCATCGTCACCGGCATCGCGGTATTCGGCAACAGGATTACAAAGACCGACATCATCCTGCGCGAAATGACCGTGCGGCAGGGGGACACCGTGGACGCGGAGGCCCTCGCCTATTGCCAGGAGCGCGTGTACAGTCTCGGCCTCTTCAACCGCGTCACCATCAGCTATCCGCCGCTCGACAGCACCATCCTTCTCGTCGAGGTCGACGAGCGCTGGTACCTGTACCCCGTGCCGCTGCTCGGCGTGGTGGACCGCGACATCGGCCACTGGTATTACGGACTCGGGATCAAACACGAAAATTTCCGCGGCTGGAACGAAAAGATATTTGCGGGCTTCGCCCTCGGATACGATCCGTGGGTCAGTCTGTACTACGCGAATCCGTGGATATTCGGATCCGAACAGCTTTTTTTTGAAAGCAACGCGTCCTTCGCGCGTACCGCCAACAAGAGCGCGCTCGCGCGGGGAAGCGGCAACAACTTCGACGAGAACCGCTACGGTCTCGGCGCCACACTCGGGAAACGTTTCGATCCCTTCCGTAGCATCGCGCTCACACTTGCGTACCGGCACTACGAGGTGTCGGAGTACGCGCCCGGACGCACAGCATCGCCACGCGGCGTCGACCGCTATCTCGAGGCGGGGATTTCGGCGCGGCACGACACCCGGAATCTGCGCGAGTATGCCACGGAGGGAATGTTCGGCAGCGCGGGAGTGACAAAAAAAGGACTCGGGGGTCCTTTTGATTTCACCGTGTACTCCATGGATCTTCGCGGCTACATCCCTTTTGCGCGCGGCACGGCCCTGGCGCTGCGCGGATTCACGCGTGTGAGCGCGGGCGCGTCCATACCCCTGTATGAACATCAGTACTTCGGCTTCAGCGAACGGATCCGCGGCCATTTCGAGGAGGAGCGCGAAGCCGAGAGCATCGCAGGTCTTTCAGCCGAGCTGCGTCTGCCGCTCGTGTATCCCTTTTACCTCAACGTGCCCGGCATGCCGATGAAGGAATTCGCCCTCTGGCGCCTGGGCCTCTACGCGGCACTGTTCGCGGACGCGGGCACGCTGTGGAACCGTGACGGCGCGCCGTGGAAGGGCACGGTGCCCGGCGGCTACGGGTGCGGACTTCATCTGCTCCTGCCGTACAGTTTTGTGCTGCGCACCGAGCGCGCGTGGAACGAGACGGGGCGGGGCGAATGGGTGTTCGAAATCGGAGCGGCATTCTGA
- the asnB gene encoding asparagine synthase (glutamine-hydrolyzing), with amino-acid sequence MCGISGIVGRVDEHELRRMTQFLYHRGPDDGAVWLSPSGTAGLGHRRLRIIDLTDAARQPMRSQDGRHTLVYNGEIFNFQELRHDLEGRGHTFRTRSDSEVLLAAWVQWGDGLLQRLVGQFAFAVWDETERELFAARDHLGVKPLYYTRENDGLLFASEIKALLAARPALRTVRHDALPGYLAYLWNAGDETFFPGVYRLAPGCWLRYRDGELHTGEYWNPADAARRSVQGNDTQRAAEFRARFGDVVVSQLASDVPLGLLLSGGLDSTALLAAIHAAGSTVRALTATYTPESRARDVFDDDLPFAREAAVRFDTPLDVRALDADVPALLARAVWHLDEPLADPTVVTNLALTAVAKSDMTVLLSGMGADEILAGYPRYPAAMLAGRIPGAGPVLRGAARAAAALEKRGGLSAGTARRAQFLAAHADKPFFERFLGYSTYWDAAGQNELFARDLAVTDQDLSATHRRIFDHHADLSPLTRLLIVDLRLFLPHLNLENMDKTSMANAVEMRVPFLDHRLVEFALALPDGDKLRGTTRKHVLRRAFRAEIPQSILHRRKTGYSPPVRSWVRTTLREEMRDMLFSAQARGRGLWNAPVLERCFRENDEGTQDHSMKLWQLYVLEHWFRTFIDTFPAAPRHDVASLVRVD; translated from the coding sequence ATGTGCGGCATAAGCGGCATCGTCGGCAGGGTGGACGAGCACGAACTGCGCCGCATGACGCAGTTCCTGTACCATCGCGGACCCGACGACGGCGCGGTGTGGCTTTCGCCCTCCGGAACGGCAGGTCTCGGACACAGGCGCCTGCGCATCATCGACCTGACGGACGCCGCGCGGCAGCCGATGCGCTCGCAGGACGGGCGCCACACACTCGTCTACAACGGCGAGATCTTCAACTTCCAGGAATTGCGTCACGATCTCGAAGGGCGCGGCCATACTTTCCGCACCCGGTCCGATTCGGAAGTGCTTCTTGCCGCATGGGTGCAGTGGGGCGATGGCCTGCTGCAGCGCCTCGTGGGACAGTTTGCCTTCGCCGTGTGGGACGAAACCGAGCGCGAACTGTTTGCCGCGCGGGATCATCTCGGGGTGAAGCCGCTGTACTACACGCGCGAGAACGACGGCCTGCTCTTCGCATCGGAAATCAAGGCGCTGCTGGCCGCGCGGCCCGCGCTACGGACAGTGCGTCATGATGCGCTCCCGGGCTATCTTGCCTATCTCTGGAATGCGGGCGACGAGACCTTTTTCCCGGGCGTGTACCGGCTCGCGCCGGGCTGCTGGCTGCGCTACCGCGACGGCGAGCTGCACACGGGCGAGTATTGGAATCCCGCCGACGCAGCGCGGCGAAGCGTGCAGGGGAACGACACACAGCGGGCGGCAGAATTCCGCGCGCGTTTCGGCGACGTGGTTGTGTCGCAACTGGCCAGTGACGTCCCGCTCGGCCTGCTGCTGAGCGGCGGACTCGATTCCACCGCACTTCTCGCGGCGATACACGCCGCCGGGAGCACCGTACGCGCGCTTACGGCCACATACACCCCCGAGTCGCGCGCCCGCGACGTTTTCGACGATGACCTGCCTTTCGCGCGCGAGGCGGCCGTCCGTTTCGACACGCCCCTCGATGTGCGCGCGCTGGACGCCGACGTCCCCGCGCTGCTCGCGCGCGCCGTCTGGCATCTCGACGAACCGCTTGCCGATCCCACCGTCGTCACCAATCTCGCGTTGACCGCCGTCGCAAAATCGGATATGACGGTCCTATTATCCGGCATGGGCGCCGACGAAATACTGGCGGGCTATCCGCGGTATCCCGCCGCGATGCTCGCGGGCAGGATTCCAGGAGCGGGTCCCGTGCTGCGCGGCGCCGCGCGTGCCGCGGCCGCACTCGAGAAACGCGGCGGTCTGTCGGCCGGCACCGCGCGGCGCGCGCAATTCCTGGCAGCCCATGCCGACAAGCCGTTCTTCGAGCGTTTCCTCGGGTATTCCACGTACTGGGACGCCGCCGGCCAGAACGAACTGTTCGCGCGCGACCTTGCCGTGACCGATCAGGACCTGAGCGCGACGCACCGCCGCATATTCGATCACCACGCCGATCTGTCGCCTCTTACAAGACTGTTGATCGTGGATCTCCGGCTCTTCCTGCCGCATCTGAATCTCGAAAACATGGACAAAACCTCGATGGCCAACGCCGTCGAAATGCGCGTGCCGTTTCTCGACCACCGGCTTGTGGAGTTTGCGCTGGCGCTGCCCGACGGCGACAAGCTGCGAGGCACGACACGCAAACACGTGTTGCGACGCGCCTTCCGCGCAGAAATTCCGCAATCGATTCTGCACCGGCGCAAGACCGGGTACAGCCCGCCCGTCCGTTCATGGGTGCGCACAACCTTGCGCGAGGAAATGCGCGACATGCTGTTTTCGGCACAGGCGCGCGGCCGCGGACTGTGGAATGCGCCTGTACTCGAGCGCTGCTTCCGCGAGAACGACGAGGGAACACAGGACCATTCGATGAAGCTCTGGCAGCTCTACGTGCTGGAACACTGGTTCCGCACATTCATCGACACATTTCCCGCGGCGCCGCGGCACGACGTCGCGTCACTCGTGCGTGTCGACTGA
- a CDS encoding 16S rRNA (uracil(1498)-N(3))-methyltransferase: protein MEVFHARPADVAGRTLLLVGDEHHHLARVMRLREGDALLVADGCGTMYRCTVRASGRDSTECAVHERIEAMNEPRRDIILAQAVLKQPARMDWVMEKAVELGVSRILPLRSSRVVAVGEKRARWSELTRAAMKQSMRCLWPPVDEVADFRDALRLCEDAAVFLCHESASPEHTLAAALAALDATRAVAIFIGPEGGFTDDEISYARERGASIVSLGPRRLRSETAAIAALAIVNS, encoded by the coding sequence ATGGAAGTCTTTCACGCGCGACCCGCGGACGTGGCAGGCCGAACACTGCTGCTCGTCGGCGACGAGCACCATCACCTCGCGCGTGTCATGCGCCTGCGCGAAGGCGACGCATTGTTGGTCGCGGATGGATGCGGCACGATGTACCGGTGCACCGTGCGCGCATCGGGCAGGGACAGCACCGAGTGCGCGGTACACGAGCGCATCGAGGCGATGAATGAACCGCGCCGCGACATCATCCTGGCGCAGGCGGTGTTGAAGCAGCCCGCACGCATGGACTGGGTCATGGAGAAAGCCGTGGAACTTGGCGTGTCGCGCATTCTGCCCCTGCGCAGCAGCCGCGTCGTTGCGGTCGGAGAGAAACGCGCGCGGTGGAGCGAATTGACACGCGCGGCGATGAAACAGTCGATGCGCTGCCTGTGGCCGCCGGTGGACGAGGTGGCGGACTTCCGGGACGCGCTGCGCCTCTGCGAGGATGCGGCCGTATTTCTCTGCCACGAGAGCGCGTCGCCGGAACATACACTCGCAGCGGCACTGGCCGCATTGGACGCCACGCGCGCGGTCGCGATCTTTATCGGACCCGAAGGCGGCTTCACCGATGACGAGATCTCATACGCCCGCGAGCGGGGCGCATCGATCGTGTCGCTCGGACCGCGGCGCCTGCGCAGCGAGACCGCCGCCATCGCGGCACTCGCGATTGTGAACTCGTAG
- a CDS encoding glycosyltransferase family 4 protein, with amino-acid sequence MGHKVSVICGIPNHPVGKVYPGYEKRLLHHEVIDGIDVYRTWVFVTPNARKVRRSINYLSFGFSAALASETIRDADVCIATTPQFFSGVSGTFVKSLRRVPLVLEVRDLWPDSIEAVRIDTNKRFLTMLRGVERYMYGRADRIVIVSDAFRDHLLRKGVPADKIDVITNGVSRDLFDRRSRHRTHFNGPMKDKFLVAYFGTHGLAHGLETMIDAARSFENDPSVQFVLVGEGAAKQSLMHYANGLPNVLFVNRQPRAVISEMLNEIDLSLVMLRRADLFETVIPSKMFEIMGSGKPIVLGVRGEACRILERANAGIPVEPQNADALVSAIRRLRGDEELRAAYGDNAYQYVRAHYDLDTLAVRYLDVLQKAV; translated from the coding sequence ATGGGCCACAAGGTATCGGTCATCTGCGGCATACCGAATCATCCTGTGGGAAAGGTGTATCCCGGCTACGAAAAGCGGCTTCTGCATCACGAAGTGATCGACGGAATCGACGTGTACAGGACCTGGGTCTTTGTCACGCCGAACGCGCGGAAAGTGCGCCGCAGCATCAACTACCTGTCCTTCGGCTTTTCCGCCGCACTTGCCAGCGAGACGATCCGCGACGCCGACGTGTGCATTGCAACAACGCCGCAGTTTTTTTCGGGTGTGAGCGGCACCTTTGTGAAGAGCTTGCGCCGCGTCCCGCTCGTGCTGGAGGTGCGCGACCTTTGGCCCGATTCCATCGAGGCCGTGCGTATCGACACCAACAAACGATTCCTCACGATGTTGCGCGGCGTGGAGCGCTACATGTACGGCCGTGCCGATCGTATCGTGATCGTGAGCGACGCGTTCCGCGATCATCTGCTGCGCAAGGGTGTGCCCGCGGACAAGATCGACGTCATCACCAACGGCGTGAGCCGCGACCTCTTCGACCGCCGGTCGCGGCATCGCACACATTTCAACGGCCCGATGAAGGACAAGTTCCTCGTCGCGTACTTCGGCACGCACGGCCTGGCGCACGGGCTCGAGACGATGATCGACGCCGCGCGCAGTTTCGAGAACGATCCGTCGGTGCAGTTTGTGCTCGTGGGTGAGGGCGCCGCGAAGCAGTCGCTGATGCACTACGCAAACGGCCTGCCGAATGTGCTCTTTGTGAACCGCCAACCGCGCGCGGTTATCTCGGAGATGCTGAATGAAATCGATCTCTCTCTGGTGATGCTGCGGCGCGCGGACCTCTTCGAAACCGTCATCCCGTCGAAGATGTTCGAGATCATGGGATCGGGAAAACCCATCGTGCTCGGTGTGCGTGGCGAGGCCTGCCGCATACTCGAGCGCGCAAACGCGGGCATCCCCGTCGAGCCGCAGAATGCGGATGCACTTGTCAGCGCCATCCGGCGCCTGCGCGGCGACGAGGAGCTGCGCGCCGCCTACGGCGACAATGCCTACCAGTACGTCCGCGCGCATTACGATCTCGACACCCTTGCCGTCCGCTATCTCGACGTGCTTCAAAAGGCCGTGTGA
- a CDS encoding RNA methyltransferase yields the protein MRAHPPLPKRLRASAQQLKQKKHREDTGCVLLEGARLVSDALATRGLEYCVVDAEKLERHRALLRDIETRGVPVYLASASDIAHVSDTVHAQGLVAVARFRPLRTEDVLRPAAPAGVYAALDGVADPGNLGTIIRTCDWFGVAGLLLSATSVDPTNPKVVRATMGSLFRVPIAMYESESALFEVAHSAGCTIAGTSASTDAVDIARWQAPESVLLLFGNEAHGLRQATLARCDAVLTIPRRGAAESLNLAIAHGIFLSHLAAS from the coding sequence ATGCGCGCGCACCCTCCGCTTCCGAAACGCCTCCGGGCCTCCGCACAGCAGCTCAAGCAGAAAAAACACCGCGAGGACACGGGCTGTGTGCTGCTCGAGGGCGCGCGGCTCGTGAGTGACGCGCTCGCGACACGCGGACTCGAGTACTGCGTGGTCGACGCCGAAAAACTGGAGCGTCACCGCGCCCTGCTGCGCGACATCGAAACACGCGGCGTACCGGTGTACCTGGCCTCCGCGTCCGACATCGCGCATGTGTCCGACACCGTGCACGCGCAGGGACTCGTCGCGGTGGCGCGCTTCCGGCCCTTGCGGACGGAGGACGTCTTGCGGCCCGCAGCACCTGCGGGTGTGTACGCCGCGCTCGACGGCGTGGCCGATCCGGGCAATCTCGGCACCATCATCCGCACCTGCGATTGGTTCGGTGTCGCCGGACTTCTCCTCTCGGCCACCAGCGTCGATCCGACAAATCCCAAAGTCGTGCGCGCAACCATGGGGTCGCTCTTCCGCGTGCCCATCGCGATGTACGAGAGCGAGAGCGCGCTGTTCGAGGTGGCACACAGCGCGGGCTGCACCATCGCGGGCACATCCGCTTCGACCGATGCAGTCGACATAGCGCGCTGGCAGGCGCCGGAGTCCGTCCTTCTCCTCTTCGGCAACGAGGCGCATGGCCTGCGGCAGGCCACACTCGCGCGCTGCGACGCCGTGCTCACGATACCGCGCCGCGGGGCGGCCGAGTCGCTGAACCTCGCGATTGCACACGGCATTTTTCTTTCCCATCTTGCCGCGTCATGA
- a CDS encoding class I SAM-dependent methyltransferase: protein MNSEHLIPPEARRFYDAVYEMGTEPDAAREEGRESWERDVVEAFLREYCPAGTPLLEVGCGHAPYQDRVEEYTGIDISPRCGAYLRRPYATASATALPFAASTFGAVMTLHTLEHVHAPQRMLEEILRVLRPGGAALLLPSWYVRFWAPMGIAARSYRELPTRWRIVKFFLPLLDAPLLRAPGVLLRRLAALAAYTLRAKPTQLRYRGVRANYARFLDSDSDACASIDPFQVMLYYHSRGCSIAQYPSWASRLLFRTGPLVIVKR from the coding sequence ATGAACTCCGAGCATCTCATCCCGCCCGAGGCGCGGCGTTTTTACGATGCCGTGTACGAGATGGGCACCGAACCCGATGCCGCGCGCGAGGAGGGCAGGGAATCGTGGGAGCGCGACGTTGTCGAGGCATTTCTCCGCGAATATTGTCCCGCCGGCACACCGCTGCTCGAAGTCGGTTGCGGCCACGCGCCGTATCAGGACCGTGTCGAGGAGTATACGGGAATCGACATCAGTCCGCGCTGCGGCGCGTATCTGCGCAGACCCTACGCGACGGCTTCCGCCACGGCGCTGCCGTTTGCCGCATCCACGTTCGGCGCGGTGATGACGCTGCACACACTCGAGCACGTCCACGCGCCGCAGCGCATGCTCGAGGAAATCCTCCGCGTGCTCAGGCCCGGCGGCGCCGCGCTGCTGCTGCCTTCGTGGTACGTCCGTTTCTGGGCGCCGATGGGCATTGCGGCGCGCTCGTATCGCGAGCTTCCGACACGCTGGCGCATCGTGAAATTTTTCCTGCCACTGCTCGACGCGCCGCTGCTGCGCGCGCCGGGTGTGCTGCTGCGCCGCCTCGCCGCGCTCGCCGCGTACACACTGCGCGCAAAACCCACACAGTTGCGCTATCGCGGCGTGCGCGCCAATTACGCGCGCTTCCTCGACTCCGACTCCGACGCCTGCGCCTCCATCGATCCCTTCCAGGTGATGCTCTATTATCACTCGCGCGGCTGCAGCATCGCACAGTATCCGTCGTGGGCATCGCGCCTCCTCTTTCGTACCGGACCGCTGGTTATCGTGAAACGGTGA